One window from the genome of Sardina pilchardus chromosome 12, fSarPil1.1, whole genome shotgun sequence encodes:
- the LOC134098282 gene encoding uncharacterized protein LOC134098282, with translation MGNFAGKDGFGPSGSHFDFFQTPPSSPSAPDLPGMSRPSLSFSAPPSPTVTASGVATATASLSQAEDALLAEEAAAADVAMLEPSADWACASSRTEVGSLPLVWPDGRSPLGAASRSGIGEPPERVVTGAMAMGGLMEGMVTEGVAMALLQLLEQHRAALGICTGQDGVAEVLGVLKRLVVERAEFIEEVQSLKRTLEVRVREE, from the exons ATGGGTAATTTCGCTGGAAAGGATGGCTTTGGCCCCTCAG GATCGCACTTTGATTTCTTCCAGACCCCGCCCTCCTCCCCCAGTGCGCCGGACCTCCCTGGGATGTCCCGGccgtccctctccttctccgctCCGCCGTCGCCCACGGTGACCGCATCCGGGGTTGCCACGGCGACAGCCTCCCTGAGCCAGGCGGAGGACGCCCTGCTGGCGGAAGAAGCCGCTGCCGCCGATGTCGCCATGTTGGAGCCGTCCGCGGACTGGGCCTGCGCTTCTTCCCGGACGGAGGTCGGTTCACTTCCCCTCGTCTGGCCGGACGGGAGGAGTCCGTTAGGGGCCGCATCCAGGAGCGGCATCGGCGAGCCTCCGGAGAGAGTGGTCACCGGTGCCATGGCAATGGGTGGGCTCATGGAAGGCATGGTGACAGAGGGTGTTGCCATGGCactcctgcagctgctggagcagCACCGGGCAGCGCTGGGCATCTGTACCGGGCAGGACGGAGTGGCCGAGGTCTTAG gtGTTCTAAAGAGACTGGTGGTGGAGAGGGCAGAGTTCATAGAGGAGGTTCAGAGCCTCAAGAGGACTCTAGAGGTCAGAG TCCGAGAGGAGTGA
- the LOC134097983 gene encoding uncharacterized protein LOC134097983, whose amino-acid sequence MDSSALSFERANNCRMDTIISFGGSRASDSYVSIRLSASSDMTTLDFTDFILTFDTYLLGRSRMNCTDGGVESPLSSLCSVPGLKTVKMEVKCMTLSLAAGSLCLIQTHPSVEEIKIVQVQPFTDNEEISYHCSSLCFTKDSNTQSLDIGIATEKPQAAASYISLFLSRSSVKSFDLKDFLLKFHSLEYLDEPRRSQLDDALMSSLHSLPGLREMELEVGSLTVRWAKRILSLIHSCPTLQKLHVNASGWRWTHKEYIVVGGFLTKEGVRLLKTAPKHPDFTLKLHGKWCSNTTSQCTEAKDWHLRCNQQVEISIQRKSFQMKNTSELYDRKGMKLRVKRRRRKKRGRRRDGQSEEHDCSDEEGEEDE is encoded by the exons ATGGACTCCTCAGCTCTCTCTTTTGAAAGAGCCAACAACTGCAG gATGGACACCATAATCAGTTTTGGAGGATCAAGAGCATCTGACTCATATGTCTCAATTCGGCTGTCAGCCTCTTCAGATATGACCACTCTGGATTTCACTGACTTCATTCTGACTTTTGACACATATCTATTGGGACGTTCAAGGATGAA CTGTACTGATGGAGGTGTGGagtctccactctcctcccttTGCTCTGTGCCTGGTCTGAAGACGGTGAAGATGGAGGTGAAGTGCATGACTCTGAGCCTGGCTGCTGGGAGCCTCTGCCTCATCCAAACCCATCCTAGTGTTGAGGAAATTAA GATTGTTCAGGTACAACCTTTCACTGATAATGAAGAGATAAGTTACCACTGCTCATCTCTTTGTTTTACTAAGGATTCCAACACCCAGAG CCTGGACATTGGAATTGCCACAGAAAAGCCTCAGGCCGCAGCCTCATATATTTCACTCTTCCTGTCACGGTCCTCAGTGAAGAGCTTTGACCTCAAGGACTTTCTCTTGAAATTCCATTCTTTGGAATATTTAGATGAACC TAGACGTTCACAGCTTGATGATGCCCTGATGTCTTCCCTGCACTCTCTGCCTGGTCTGAGGGAAATGGAGCTGGAGGTGGGCAGTCTGACTGTCCGCTGGGCAAAGAGGattctctccctcattcactcCTGTCCCACACTTCAGAAACTACA TGTGAATGCTAGCGGGTGGCGATGGACTCACAAAGAGTACATCGTGGTAGGTGGCTTTTTGACAAAGGAAGGTGTCCGTCTACTTAAGACAGCACCGAAGCATCCAGACTTCACTCTGAAACTTCATGG GAAGTGGTGCAGCAACACCACcagccagtgcactgaggccaAGGACTGGCACCTGCGCTGCAACCAGCAGGTGGAGATTTCAATACAAAGAAAGTCTTTCCAGATGAAGAACACAAGTGAGCTGTATGACAGGAAGGGGATGAAACTgagggtgaagaggaggagacgaAAGAAGAGAGGCAGGAGGCGTGATGGACAGAGTGAAGAACACGACTGTTCAGATGAAGAGGGTGAGGAGGACGAGTGA
- the LOC134098281 gene encoding NACHT, LRR and PYD domains-containing protein 1 homolog has product MDQCLITEYKTTIVTSCETVREYNYLPGQDVLLENRYTELLIIQRHRVPKEREEELRSRGDTLQDHLQNRATEAHIDLNQLFKSNDHEPVRRAVILQGHSGHGKSFTVQKIMHDWASELLFKDFSLVFLLNCKELNLLTGEHSLVDLLGCDQKFTPVILKILQDFPAKVLFVIDGFDELRFSLNEIISVLPSDPSMRAPIEATLSALLKGKLLGQSFLLVTTRSTFADKLGELLKKPQRFTEILGFSEDGMKEYFQRFFHNTELSEKAYNHVRANETLFTSCVVPVICWIVCTVFREHFQESVDAHGAFETTSSIFMHFIETLLNYHCKDSRCSDLTSLRSLCQLAEKGMQEHQVLFDGKKVSEVLTDMRNPFLCKFLMKRKVSLETMYSFMHLSFQEFFAALNFFLIEDEEEACGKLQILLKSTTDEVQFVWHIEGNGKDRVVQFLFGLSNSDVSPFVKSASWVAIQTQLKEWLLSVIKMKRYSMRCISDPMLFTLHCLYEIHDKDFVMHVIESLEWIEFSTNDLQRTDYWVLLYCLQCCQSVRSLSLCRLTAENLRMLAPGLCKCKELRLEVDLSDAYVGDLISALGEGKIIHELRIESSLSTESVERILRALLKQKIL; this is encoded by the exons atgg ATCAATGTTTAATCACTGAATACAAAACAACTATCGTCACCTCCTGTGAGACTGTAAGAGAGTACAACTACCTCCCTGGTCAAGATGTGCTTCTGGAAAACCGTTACACTGAGCTCCTGATTATTCAGAGACACAGAGTtccgaaggagagagaggaggagctccGTTCAAGAGGTGACACCCTTCAGGATCATCTCCAAAACAGGGCCACTGAGGCACACATTGATCTCAACCAGCTGTTCAAGTCCAATGACCATGAACCGGTGCGGAGAGCGGTCATTCTCCAGGGTCATTCCGGTCATGGCAAGTCCTTCACTGTCCaaaaaatcatgcatgactgggCATCTGAACTCCTGTTCAAAGATTTTTCTCTTGTATTTCTTCTTAACTGCAAAGAACTTAACCTCCTCACTGGAGAGCACAGCCTGGTAGACCTCCTGGGGTGTGATCAGAAATTTACCCCAGTGATTTTAAAGATCCTGCAAGACTTCCCTGCGAAGGTGCTCTTTGTTATAGATGGCTTTGATGAGCTCAGGTTCTCATTGAATGAAATAATCTCAGTGCTTCCTAGTGATCCATCTATGCGTGCTCCAATCGAGGCCACACTGAGTGCTCTACTGAAGGGGAAACTTTTGGGCCAGAGCTTTCTTCTGGTCACCACCAGGTCCACTTTTGCAGACAAACTAGGTGAGCTGCTAAAAAAACCACAACGCTTCACAGAGATCCTGGGCTTCTCTGAGGACGGAATGAAGGAGTACTTCCAGAGGTTCTTTCATAATACAGAGCTCTCTGAAAAAGCTTACAATCATGTGAGAGCAAATGAAACACTCTTCACTTCCTGTGTCGTCCCCGTCATCTGTTGGATTGTGTGCACTGTTTTCAGAGAGCATTTCCAAGAATCGGTAGATGCACATGGAGCCTTTGAGACAACGAGTTCCATATTTATGCACTTCATCGAAACTCTGCTGAACTATCACTGTAAAGATTCGAGATGTTCTGACCTCACATCTCTGAGAAGTCTTTGCCAGCTGGCAGAGAAAGGAATGCAAGAACATCAGGTCTTGTTTGATGGTAAGAAAGTGTCTGAGGTGTTGACGGATATGCGTAACCCCTTCTTGTGCAAATTCCTGATGAAGAGGAAGGTCTCTCTTGAAACCATGTACAGTTTTATGCACCTGAGCTTCCAGGAGTTCTTTGCTGCACTTAATTTCTTCCTGATagaggatgaagaagaggcCTGTGGGAAACTACAGATATTACTTAAGTCCACTACAGATGAAGTTCAATTTGTTTGGCACATCGAAGGAAATGGGAAGGATCGTGTTGTTCAGTTTCTTTTTGGTTTGTCAAATAGTGATGTTTCCCCATTTGTGAAAAGTGCCTCTTGGGTAGCTATTCAAACCCAGTTGAAAGAGTGGCTTCTGAGTGTAATAAAAATGAAGAGATACAGTATGCGCTGCATTAGTGATCCTATGTTGTTTACTCTGCACTGCCTCTACGAGATCCATGACAAGGACTTTGTCATGCATGTTATTGAAAGCTTGGAATGGATTGAGTTTAGCACTAATGATCTGCAGAGGACAGACTACTGGGTGCTGCTGTACTGCCTACAGTGCTGTCAGAGTGTCAGAAGCCTGAGCCTATGCAGGCTAACAGCAGAGAACCTGAGAATGCTGGCGCCTGGACTGTGCAAATGTAAAGAGCTAAG GCTTGAAGTCGACCTGTCAGATGCTTATGTTGGTGATCTGATCTCAGCCCTGGGGGAAGGGAAAATTATCCATGAACTGAG AATAGAGAGCAGTCTGTCAACTGAGAGTGTGGAGCGTATCCTCAGGGCTCTACTCAAGCAGAAAA TTCTCTGA
- the LOC134098188 gene encoding cytospin-A-like has translation MTLPGFGLKDPRKIVMLSERSRSLSRLPLPSESPPGGDGVGVTQTAPDVVGPANQGQEAGRGVGRGRRLDRLLQRQDSWSSFYTSKPDDDQNIDMSSVIVGKIRPDDSFSMLLRRHGGSRRNSLLRWCQRRTQGYKNIDITNFSTSWEDGLAFCAVYHTYLPTHIPYSTLSPDDKRENLDLAFRTGESVGVAATLTAEEMLSVGGPDWQRVLEYVESMFRHFEM, from the exons ATGACGCTGCCAGGGTTCGGACTCAAGGATCCGCGGAAGATCGTCATGCTCTCCGAGAGATCCAG GAGCCTCTCCCGGCTGCCCCTTCCATCGGAGTCGCCccctggtggtgatggtgttggtgtcaCCCAAACGGCGCCGGACGTGGTGGGACCTGCTAACCAG GGCCAGGAGgcggggagaggagtggggagaggaaggagactgGACCGACTCCTGCAACGCCAAGACAGCTGGTCCAGTTTTTACACaa GTAAACCAGATGATGACCAAAACATTGATATGTCTTCAGTGATCGTCGGTAAAATAAG gccTGACGATAGCTTCAGTATGCTGCTGCGCCGCCATGGTGGCTCTAGACGGAACTCTCTCCTACGCTGGTGTCAGAGACGAACTCAGGGCTACAAG AATATTGACATCACAAACTTCAGCACCAGCTGGGAAGATGGTTTAGCCTTCTGTGCAGTCTACCACACCTACCTCCCCACACATATACCTTACAGCACACTCAGCCCAGACGATAAG AGGGAGAATCTGGATCTGGCGTTTAGGACTGGAGAAAGCGTGGGCGTAGCAGCTACACTG ACGGCAGAAGAGATGTTGAGTGTGGGGGGACCAGACTGGCAGAGAGTTCTAGAATACGTGGAGAGTATGTTCCGTCACTTTGAAATGTGA